The nucleotide sequence TGTACATAATGGACTTTTTTTTACTCTATTAAAGTTCACTTTTAACACATACAGCCTTTTGTGCCTGCCAATTATTCTGAAAGCGCTTTATGGGACATCTGTAACGAGATACTTCTTTCTAATATAGAGCTATGTTTTGAGGCTTTCTGTGTTAGTAATGGGAGAACATGAATGTATTTTGTCTTGGGAATCGGTGGCGTGGCCAAGCCGTTCTTGGCCAGGGAGCTGGTGATAATTTCCTTACAAATGTGATTGAGGAGTTCAAGGCTCCCACCCCATACAAGGGACCAGCAAAGAGCTTGTGGCACACAGTGAATATTTTTGGAACACTGTATAATTCTGGTCATctcacttaaaataaataaaaaaattccttccactagcaccttagagaccaactaagtttgttcttggtatgagctttcgtgtgcatgcacacgaaagctcataccaagaataaacttagttggtctctaaggtgctactggaaggaattttttattttgttttgttttgactatggcagaccaacacggctacctacctgtcacttcAAAAAGTTAGAAAACGGCAACTAAAAATGATCAATGGGGTGGAGTATCGCTCCTAAATAAGGAAAGGTTAcagcagctttttttaaaaaaaagtttacagaATATATGAGTAAGAGGAGTTATAATAGATGTGTATAGTGTAGAGAAAGATacagaaatgtttttctccctcgtGATTGAAGCtggatgctggaagattcaggacagaccaaaggaAAGTAGTTTGCACAGGGGTTTAAAGTATGGCAATAGCTCCCACAAGATGCAGCGAATGCCATCAGCTTGGAGGAAGGATACTTCCAACAGCTATTCGCCATGAGGTCTGTGTTCTACCTGCATTATCAGAGGCATCTTAATTTTATATTTAATAGCAGGAGTGGAAACCGCCTCTGCTAAAAGCTGGAGAGCTGCTACTCATCGTAACTTGGCATAGCAGCACCTTGACCATAGCCAATGCATGTGGCCACACACACTCATTTTAGATGCATCTTTCCATCGCTACGGCTTCTCTCTTAAGTGCAGAGTCAACTAGGATTGTGTGCATTTTAAGTATTTAGGCTAACCCCCCCCTTCATTTCCTGTCAAGTGTGTCACCACCTTGTGGGGAAAAGATGTGCATAATGCTAAcatcccaacattcagcttctgctGAAAATATCAATTCCGAGAGTAGGGGAAAGCCATTCTTCCCTCAAGAAATGGCCGAATGAGACCCAAATAAATATGTATGGATTTCTACCCTAACACTTCCAAGGCAGGGAATTTAGAACTCAGAGATCCAGCTACTTACACACAAAGCACTGGTCTGCAAAAAAACAGTCTTTCATTGTACTCGAAAGGCATGCAAAATTTCCAGCTGCAGTTCCTTAACCAATTTAACCCCCTTTTCAGAGACCCTTTCCATATGTGTCTTCTTTGGCACCTGACGTGCCTGCAGGCCTTATCAAATGCAAACGCCAGCCTGCCAGCCAGGAGCCGAGAGCACCGTTTTGAAATTCACACGGTTGGCTGGCGGCGGCAGCCTTTGCTAGGATGTGCCTTGAATCATTTGCTCCTTTTTTCTGGCATCGCAGAAAAACCGGAGTTTCCTGGGCAGCAGCTTCACTTCCACTGGCATCGCTTCATACTCCTCGCTGTCCACAGCCAAGAAGCCTTCCGTATCCTGCAGAGAAAGCAGGAAAGATGAAAGAGACATGCTGACTAAGGCTAGATCTGAGCAGCTGGGGGTTCTTTTCCTCCATGGCCACGTAGCCAgacataccagatggagctggtgtcCATCCTAGTTAGGGCTCCACTTCAAGGTGTTCACTTCTGAAACACTTCACTGAGAAAGCACTGTTTATTTTCTAAAATGGCTGTTGTCACAGTTCAAGGgcgcattccagccaggtaaagcTGTCAAGGCTACGTCCAGTAGAGGAGCATGGCCTAGGTGATGTCACACGATTGACAGGAGGGCTGCCTGGCTAGAGGGCGAGAGGCTAAATGGGTGAGGGAACAGCCCTGGTCTCCCATGGCTGAGATTTCTCACCCCTGGCTCAAACTATCTGCCAGACAGCATCAAGGCTCTCACTTAAGACAGCCTGCAAACTAGCTCACCTGCTTTCTGCCCGCTGACAATTCCAATTCCGTAAGCATCAGGCCCAGCACAAGCAGAAGGCGTTTCCTCTAGAGAAAGTCATGCCTTCTCTTTTATCTGTAACAATTGCACCTCTCTGGCTACAGGGAAGATGTCCTGGTTCCACGTTTCGGTACTTCCCAGTTTGCATAGGGACCACCCAAGGAGGCAGTTCCAGAAACTGCCACCTGAGTCTTCTCCCACTGGATCCCTGCTACCGGTATTAGACGTGGGGCCCCTATCACCACCTCCTAGAAACAGGTTGGACAAATTAGTTCTGTTTAACCCCCTCTGCTCACTCCACCTCCCTCTGGCCCCCCTTGCTTTGTCCTAAGCTGCAGAACTGAAAAGTCCTTTTTCATCCATTAAAAGCTATTAGTCAATTTTGGGATTCCAAACAACCTACCCATCAAATGTATAGCACGATTAGGGGGCAAAATCAATTTACAGGGTCTTGaatctcccccctgcccccactcctTGTCTCTCGTGTCCATCAAATGTGATTTTTAACTGGGGATTATGCTCATACAGGTGGAATTTGCATCTTGGGAATTTCTATGAACCTGGCTTCCTACCCATAACTACAGGATTCCCTGAAAGCTGAAATATAGGCTGCTATTTTGGAAGGAACTGAAGAGACAGTTCAATACCTTGGCTGGATTGCCCACAAAAACATTCCTCCTGTTGCCACACAGTGGCTTTGCCCTGGGAATAGAAAGGGACATGAAACTTGGCCTACCTGAATGTAAGAGACACAAGAGGAGGTGGGAATACAGCACAAAGGACTGTCAcatactgattttttaaattaggAATGACGGGTGAAGCTGGCTTTTGGGCATAACACATCCCAACGAAGCAAGTTGGAATGTATTCATATTGCCTTTATACATAGAAGGAAATTTGCCTAATTCTAGGTGGGGGACAGGATCCTTCCATTACCTGTAAGGAAAGAATGAAGAAAGGATAGCTTTACCCTATGTTTTATTTCTCACCTCTGCAAGCTGCAAGGTACACCTGCTAGCCTGAAGGCACTGGCTTCCTTCTGGGCACAAGTGGGGGTCCTCCATCTTTTGGCTTCTGTGCAAAACAAAGGAAGAGAGCAACCAAGTCATCCTTTTTAGCTATGCTTAAAGCACAAAGGGGCTGCAGAGAAGCCGGCAAGCAGATTGTCTTGCTAATCCGGAAAGGCACTGAACGACACAACTCTCCTTCTTCTGCCATAGCCAACCAAACTAAATCAAACATTTTAAGAGACTGGTGAACTTGTGTGGCAGAAGGAATTGATGGAGTAGCACCAAGCCTCAACTAGGAAAGAGCCTCCCCTTAAATGGTAATTCCGAGAAAAGCAATAGACATATCTGAAAAACCAAGCTACAAGCAGCATTAATTGAACCACCCGCTGTGAGCACATTATCTACAGTGGAGGTAGGGAACTTTGGGCTCCACAGGCcagatctttattattattattattattattattaaacatctttattgaaagttcaaaaagtacatatgCGCATCAGACACAGTGAGGCACAAACAAGAGAAAAATAAACAGAACCCgtgcagaagggaaaacaaagggggaagggggcaaagCCCAAAACTGTATGTTTTACAAGATTGCTATTGTACTTCACCAAAAGAGTCTGATACACACATGTCCCTGAATCAGGAAGTGATTTGCATGCAGTCctgccaaactgagcaggatttagcATCCTGTTGTTTGGGCTGCCTGCTGCTGTTCACTGCTAGGAACATGAATGCCCCATCAGGGTTTATCATACCCATACACCCATCAGATTACGtcacaagtgggtgggtgggcatggtttggggaaaacacccTCGCAAGCCAGCTCGAGACCACCTGGTGAGCCAAGATTTGCCCATAAAATGGAGACCCTGCCCCCTGATTTACAGCCCAGAGGAACTCCACCAGGGTAATCCTCGCGCAGCCCCAAAAAGAAGCCCAATCTATGTTAAAGAACGAAATACATTAAGATTAGACAAATTGGAAGAGAAAGCTATGGATCAAGTGCAGCAGTGAGGAACTGTGGCTGATTCAGGGGCTCGTGAAGCCAACGGTTTTGTCAGGGAGCCTAAATTAAAATGGATTACAAATTCCTCGAGCTGCCTCATCCTTTTAATAGTAGGGACTGCAAACCTTAATAATTAATGCTTGGAAGTCAGTTCCATCAAGATCAATGCAACTTCCCTCCAAATCTATGCACCCAAGACTCAGAGTTCATCACCCTCAACCAGACTGCGAGGCGAAGGGATCCTCTCGTTTTACACACAAAGAAGAGAAGCGCAGGACAATGTTACTTGCTCAAAGCTACAAGATCTTTGCTGTGCTCGCTTTGAACCAAGGTTCAAGTCTAGTAACGTGGCTCACCACCTTACTAGACCAGCTTGGATCGCCAGCTCCTTGAGTATAACCCCATGTCTGCATGCCAGGGTGAGGAATCAAGCTGGGAACCTATCGGAAGCAGACCTGCTGAAGCTTCAGAGGGGCAGCTGCATCATGAGCCTTTGGACAACGCCCTGCCTACTAGGTCATTGTGGCAACACCACACCATGTCCTGACAGTGCATACTGGGGTTTAGGATTCAAAGGAAGGATTTGGATAGAAGCCTTCCCTCTTATTCATCCTCTTCACTGACTTAACAGTGTTCCCATCTGCTGTGTCCTTGTCTTGAGACTCCCCTGGTTTTTAGATATGCTTTTATGGTTTGCATTTTCATCGTTCAATTGCTTTGGGATGTTTTACGGAAAGCCATTcgcaaatgaaataaatagcgACAACAACAATGTAGGAAGTCGCCATGAGTCAACACTGGAGCAATATGAAGAGATTCAAGGAAACGGGGAAATGATCTGCAGCCTTGTAGTGGTCATGGAAACTATAAATTAGAGGCTGTGATTTGCCACCAAGAACTATTCCTTCGGTGTCCTTGCTGACTGAACCTGACACACAGCTGGGATCATCAGAAGGGTTTATTTATGCCAGGGGCACCAATTAGTTTTGTCTCCACTCTAGATTTCAAGTCCAGTCTCTCCAGTTTTGCCCTTAATGCACCTTACTATACAAACTACCAACTAACCCCAAAAGCACATTGATAAATATATTTTATGGTAGCAATAAGGCATATCATTACAGGTTCTCTAGGACTCACCCTCTTTTAATGTATTCTCTTTTACTGATTGAATCTGGTTCAATGCAAATATGCATGAAGTCTTCTGTGCGCTAAAAGAAATGTTCAGAAATGGATGCATTAATACTAACAGCCACAGCATCTCATGTAAGCGCCACCATCTGCCTCTGAATGAATTCAGTAGCTTTTCCCATTCTCTGGGGGAAAACAGTATTTGGGAGCCAGGAGAATTCAAAGCAAAGAGTTACCTGTGTGAGCCATAGAAGGGCACTGTCAGGTCAAAAACTAGACAGAATGCGCATTAACATATTATCAtattctctttcacacacacacagctgcaatCTCCTACTCACTTACCCGagtgcaagtcccactgaactcagtggagcttactcctgagtagacatttaCAGCCTTGCAGTCCCAGGGCAATGAATTCACGTCTGCAGTTGAAGCAGAGTGTTCTTTGTAGAAGGAATAAAAATTAACCTCCAAACCTCCTCTTTTACATCTTAGAGAAATAGCACACAGAGTGACATCTTCTTACATATTTCAATCATCCTTGAAGCTAAGGATTCTCAGATTGGCAAGTTCAGGTTCTGAACTTATTGTGGTGGCCTTGTAAGCAGGTTGGTAGGCAGGGTGGTACAGATAAACCTATAGCTgagtgcccagagctcagaatgCACTCAGGAATCGCACCCAACCACAATGTCCTAAATACAAAAGCCGTGCTCTAAGCCCAGAAGAGTCTCTTAGCAGCCCAGCTAGCTGCATTCTTGCTCCTTTGATCTACTGCACACATACCACCTAGCTggcatttcatttaaaaactgGGCATATCAGCAATTATCCTTCAATCTGTGGAGGGATGTTCAATTACACTCCTAGGTACTTGCTGTTATTCAGCACAAGACACCTCAGTCTTTGCTTCCAGTGAAAAAATGGTACAGGGAAGACGTAAACAATAATCCTTAGGACTCTTGCTTTCAGGCTTGTGTTCTGTGCTAAAGTCCTATATGGGCGGTGCTgaacacacaaataaatacaaGTCAGAAACTGAAAAGCTTGCATAAACTATGCAAAGCAAGCACCCTTGAATGGTGCACCTCAACTTGCATAATTGCAGTTTGCCGTATTTACCAGCCTTGCAAAATTTATTCTACTTCTGTTATTCATGAAGAAAAGATAAGAACTGTGTGGGGCCCTCATGAGAAATTGTTACCTCCTTTGGCTTCAGAGATCCAGCAGGCTTTGTCCACACACTTTCAAGTATATTTGTGAAGCAGTAAGGTCTAGTTGTTTGTGCCTCCTTAAAAGCAGAGAATCTCAAGAAATGGTATTCTGCACTAAATATTCCATGCCCAATGGACTTACTGCACAGGAAATGACACACACATTTTATGTGCAGGATGGGCACAGGAACTCATAAAGTACAAaaagcatgtgtgtgtatatgcttctctctctctctttttggcacgGCCCATTTTAAGAAGCGCACACACGGCACACAGGGTGTGGGACTTATAAAGAGGCACAGCAAAATAGACACACACATCTTGGGTTACCACCATTTCAAATTCAGACCCGATATATTAGGCCTAAGCAGGCTGTTATCCCCTCAAGTTACAAAGCAACTACTTTTGTGAAGATGAAGGAAAgcttagtattttttattttattttatttctctactCTTACTTTCAAGTCAAGATGTCTGTTCTGAGTAGCGACAGAGAATTCAATAGCGGACAGCTGCATTTCTCGCCAAGCCTCCGGGGTCACCTCCTTGGGGATTTCTGAGGTCCGAGAGGAAAGACACCATTAAACAGAAAGTTAGATAAGCGCTGttgtgttaagatcagcagaggccCAGATCCTTCTATTTCTTGTTACTTCACAAGGCCTCGTTCCATCTATATTTAATGCCAGCGGCTCAAAGGAACAACAGTcgcagaaaaggaagaaagaggttCAAAGTTCACACAACAAAAAGAAAGCAACTCGCTGACTTAATTGGAAAAGGTGACGGATCTCTCAAGGCCCTGCTGCAGGGCCACAGTGGGGAGAAAGGATTCTTCTAATGAACAGCTTTAATATATCTACAgtatctgagagagagagagaatgactgacTGCTTACCTTTGGGGACAGGTGTCCAATAATGTGCCAGTCTCTTGTAAAGCCTGATGTATAAAGGAGGTCTAGGGGTCTTCTGCTCTGGCTCCTCAGGAGGCCTCGGAGTTGGGTCCAAATAGGAAAGGGAGGCTAGATGCTTCTGAGGCCACTCCTTGGAATTTccagaaagaaaaagcaaaataacCATTTTTACAGGGGTATGTGAGAGCTACACCGACCATTCATTCAGCAGCAGGCAGACTTGGGATTATGGTTGCCACCAAACAGCCACAAGGCGGAAGAGGCAATCTAGGGGCTGCTCAACCCACCTGCTGCTTTCTCCTTCGGCCATTCTATTAGCCCATTTCCCTGTGATGAGGTGAACAAGTGTTCCTGTCACAGTTGAGGGGgacagagtggctgaggaaagtGTGTGTGAAGAGAGGAAAGAactatactccccccccccacgcaggtTACTGTCCTGCCACAGAGAAGAAATTATGGTCTAGCTGATCTAAATTGTGTCTTGCAAAGGCTGCACTTGACTgtcacactaaactgtggttgaaCACTATGTGGATGAGTTGCACTCTTCCCTCCCATGTAGTCAGGTGAAGGAGGCCTTCTGAAGAGATTAACTTCATGTTGAATAAACCCTGGCTTGTCCTGTTGAACCAACCAGGAAACCTGGTAGGGTTCAAAACAAGCCAAACCATTGTTATGAAGCCGCTTTGTTTAATTTGTTCAAGAGTTCAAATCAACACTTTAATTTGAACAGTGCTTGTTCAAAAACAGGATTCCTGGTTTATATAAAACAAATCACTCAgaaagtttggggtgggggaagaggtgaGACTGGCACTTTTGTTTGGGCTCACTGCAGCTTGTCCACAtaccactaaaccatggtttagtattaCGTGCAAACTCAGATAGTACATATGTTATGATGTTTCAGGGCATTTCACAGGAGAGTTATGTTTCTTATCTGCTAAGGAATCAAGAAAAGGGTGTGAACAGAGGGGAAATGCAGCTACTTTAATGTATGTCAAATCCTTCAGTACCTGAGAACTAGAGCAATTAACCTTTCTGCTCATTTTGCGACAGAAGGTAGGCTGAATGCAAGAGGCAGATTATCAACAGTCCTGGGGCTCTATTTATAGGCACCACTTACGTCAATTGAATAAATCTCAGGGTGAATCATTAGCATAACAAAAACCATGAGAAAGGACTGTACTAGAGGAAGGCAGCAGCAGAGTAACCTCAGCTGCATCAGAGTCTGTTTACCCTTCCATAATGCAGTTAATATTCCCTAGTAATTTCTAGCATTGCAATATTATTTCAGCTGCATTCCAggattagattttttaaaagctaattgTCTCTGCCACCCTTTTCTTGCAAAATATGAATAGCCAAAGCTGGGTCGGTTTTGAGCTATGTTTAAAAAagtgccgacaaaggtccgtatagttaaagctatggttttcccagtagtaatgtacggaagtgagagctggaccataaagaaggctgatcgccgaagaattgatgcttttgaattatggtgctggaggagactcttgagagtcccatggactgcaagaagatcaaacctatccattctcaaagaaatcagccctgagtgatcactagaaggacagatcctgaagttgaggctccagtactttggccacctcatgagaagagaagactccctggaaaagaccctgatgttgggaaagatggaaggcacaaggagaaggggacgacaaaggatgagatggttggacagtgttctcgaagctactaacatgagtttggccaaactgcgagaggcagtgaaggataggcgtgcctggcgtgctctggtccatggggtcacgaagagtcggacacgactgaataactgaacaacaacaaaaacctgggGACTTCATGCACTCAAAAATGTGATCCACCACTGTGTGCGTCACAGATCTTCCCACTGTGATAGCCTTGTGTGACCCATATTAAAATGCCTTTACCTTGAATGTATTAAAGAAGTGGGCTGCTTTGATTTTCAGAGGCCCAAGATACCAGTACCTGGAAGAGAATAAAACGAAccgaaaaagcaaaataaaactggGGGCACGGGGAAAGCAGTCCTCTTTTCCAATGCAGTATCTACTAAAGCTGTTTCTTACAACCTAATCTTTGGACGTTAGATGCCCAAGCAATTTCGCAGGAAAGTGTAGCTGGTAACTGGATGTGTGCTAGTGTATTCAGTGGGCTTCTCTAGACGACCTGtttcttgagcattcatcctgtttTGCTTACGCAAAGAAGGTCAGACTATGTCTGGTATTTATTCAGCACTTGTTCAGATTTGTTTGCGGGGGCAGTTCTACAAAactgagcatttatcctgaaTTCATCCCCATTTGCTTGTGGGGTATTTCCTCATCTTCCTGttagtcatttgttcatcccacactttccctgtcactttcctcacTGCAAacagtcaggttttttttaacagaaaagtGGATTGATTGCACAAAGCACTTTAATcaattttaattgcacaaacgTAAATTTCTGGTATGTGCTTCAATCTGTTGCATAAAATAGTGACCGTTTAGAGGCATCCCATGTCTTTCTCTGGAACCTGGTCCAGGGATTCAGAGGCAATCAGCAGCTGTCTTAAGACTTCACAGCCTGATCTGGTCCCAGTGGGTTCCTTGCTTGCATATTGTTGGAGACAGTGGAGAAACTGTCTACAGTTACAATATAGgggcaaagagaaaacaaagcaatAGTGGTCAACTTACTTGCTGACTTTTGCTCCTGCATCTCTGTAAGACCCCCATCTTAAACCAGTTACAGCAAAGATGGGCTGGTCTTTGTTCCCCTATAAAGGAAAAACGAACCATCACTAACAAAAGTCAAATGTTATAAATTGCAGTAATCTGTCGTGATCTTGCCAACAATGGATCAGTGGTCCGAGAACAAAAATACCAACCACTGTATTCCAGCAACACATAAAAGAAAGGAATTGCAAATTAATACCTCAGTGCAGAGTGCTTGTCTGCAATGTTATTTTAGCCATGAGTCATTTAATTTTGTGGCTATCAGAAGACCAAAGCAAAGAATGACGAGTAGTTATCATTTAAATGAAAGGGAAATCTTCacaagatgatggtgatgattaatcTGCTGAATTTCTATCCCTTCAATGCTCtcaaagaagcccagggcagcaaacaacaaagcagtaaaaacagtgcaattaaaaacaaaacgaatttcacacatttaaaaacaattaagaacataaaaaatagAATGGCTTAAAAACATTATAAGAGCAAATccccctcttctcctt is from Lacerta agilis isolate rLacAgi1 chromosome 10, rLacAgi1.pri, whole genome shotgun sequence and encodes:
- the AGK gene encoding acylglycerol kinase, mitochondrial, which codes for MAKVIKMFHTLRNHWKKTTAGACLLTWGGNWLYGKHCDNLLRRAACQEAQVFGNQILPSSMQIKKATVFLNPAACKGKARNLFEKNAAPILHLSGLDVTVVKTDYEGQAKKLLELMENTDIIIVAGGDGTLQEVITGLLRRADEAAFSKIPIGFIPLGKTSTLSHTLYPESANQVQHITDATLSILKGETVPLDVLQIKGNKDQPIFAVTGLRWGSYRDAGAKVSKYWYLGPLKIKAAHFFNTFKEWPQKHLASLSYLDPTPRPPEEPEQKTPRPPLYIRLYKRLAHYWTPVPKEIPKEVTPEAWREMQLSAIEFSVATQNRHLDLKRTEDFMHICIEPDSISKREYIKRGSQKMEDPHLCPEGSQCLQASRCTLQLAEDTEGFLAVDSEEYEAMPVEVKLLPRKLRFFCDARKKEQMIQGTS